Proteins encoded by one window of Channa argus isolate prfri chromosome 1, Channa argus male v1.0, whole genome shotgun sequence:
- the gpatch11 gene encoding G patch domain-containing protein 11: protein MSDDEEDYMSDAFLGKIQDVKPGVSMVRRVKEAMKREAQQKEKNITNRQKSYKEQEKESRETALQSSITNENKGFALLQKMGYKAGQGLGKQGAGRVDPIPLNIKTDRGGIGMEEVKKRKAEEELENYRQKVHAKQQNENKSLQDFRSRVRTEREERKIEGDLKRSQGACEQLDSQKGITVPREDWYWPKADADDEAEGFEEEDDDEEEDIVELTSFDKLQILTSYLRGIHFYCIWCGTTYNDEEDLCSNCPGDTAADHE, encoded by the exons ATgtctgatgatgaagaggatTATATGTCTGATGCATTCCTCGGTAAAAT ACAAGACGTGAAACCCGGTGTCAGCATGGTGCGGAGAGTAAAAGAAGCTATGAAAAGGGAGGCacagcaaaaggaaaagaatatcACAAACCGCCAGAAGAGCTACAAGGAGCAAGAGAAGGAAAGTCGAGAAACTGCTTTACAGAGCTCCATTACCAATGAGAACAAAGGATTTGCACTTCTGCAGAAAATGGGTTACAAAGCTGGTCAAGGTCTTGGGAAGCAGG GAGCAGGGAGGGTTGATCCAATTCctctaaatataaaaactg ACAGAGGTGGTATCGGAATGGAAGaggtgaagaaaagaaaagctgaggAGGAGCTTGAAAATTATCGACAGAAAGTACACGCCAAACAACAGAACGAGAACAAATCTCTGCAGGATTTTAG GTCAAGAgtaaggacagagagagaagagcgGAAAATTGAAGGAGATCTCAAGAGGAGTCAGGGAGCCTGTGAGCAGCTTGACAGCCAGAAG ggcATCACTGTCCCCAGAGAAGACTGGTACTGGCCTAAAGCAGATGCTGATGATGAGGCAGAAGGCTTTGAAGAGGAGGACGACGACGAGGAGGAGGACATTGTGGAACTAACt TCCTTTGATAAGCTGCAGATTTTAACTTCCTATTTGAGAGGAATTCATTTCTACTGCATATGGTGTGGGACCACCTATAATG atGAGGAGGACTTGTGCTCTAACTGTCCTGGGGATACAGCAGCAGACCACGAATGA